From one Neofelis nebulosa isolate mNeoNeb1 chromosome 4, mNeoNeb1.pri, whole genome shotgun sequence genomic stretch:
- the FEZF1 gene encoding fez family zinc finger protein 1 isoform X1 — protein MLGSGRSVTSREQGNDGAAWPRLTDAGDSEMDSSCHNATAKMLATAPARGNMMSTSKPLAFSIERIMARTPEPKALPVPHFLQGAVPKGDPKHSLHLNSSIPCMIPFVPVAYDTSSKAGMTGSEPRKASLEAPAAPAAAPAAPAFSCSDLLNCALSLKGDLARDALPLQQYKLVRPRVVNHSSFHAMGALCYLNRGDGPCHPAAGVNIHPVASYFLSSPLHPQPKTYLAERNKLVVPAVEKYPSGVAFKDLSQAQLQHYMKESAQLLSEKIAFKTSDFSRGSPNTKPKVFTCEVCGKVFNAHYNLTRHMPVHTGARPFVCKVCGKGFRQASTLCRHKIIHTQEKPHKCNQCGKAFNRSSTLNTHTRIHAGYKPFVCEFCGKGFHQKGNYKNHKLTHSGEKQFKCSICNKAFHQVYNLTFHMHTHNDKKPFTCPTCGKGFCRNFDLKKHVRKLHDSSLGLARTSAGEPGTDPSPPLQQMPPATLPPLPPPLPPPGPLQPGLHPAHQ, from the exons ATGTTGGGAAGTGGCAG GTCTGTGACAAGCAGGGAACAAGGCAACGACGGCGCAGCCTGGCCCCGGCTGACGGACGCTGGCGACTCAGAGATGGACAGTAGCTGCCACAACGCGACTGCCAAAATGTTAGCTACTGCTCCGGCCCGGGGCAACATGATGAGCACCTCCAAACCCTTGGCTTTCTCCATCGAACGAATCATGGCGCGCACCCCAGAGCCCAAGgccctgcccgtcccccacttccTTCAGGGAGCCGTGCCCAAGGGGGACCCCAAGCACTCTTTGCATCTTAACTCGTCGATCCCTTGCATGATCCCCTTCGTGCCTGTGGCGTACGATACGAGCTCCAAGGCTGGAATGACGGGCTCGGAGCCGCGGAAGGCGAGTCTGGAGGCTCCGGCGGCACCCGCAGCGGCGCCCGCAGCGCCCGCGTTCAGCTGCAGCGATCTGCTCAACTGCGCGCTGAGTCTCAAGGGCGACCTGGCCCGGGACGCGCTGCCGCTGCAGCAGTACAAGCTGGTAAGGCCCCGTGTGGTCAACCATTCTTCCTTCCACGCCATGGGAGCCCTGTGCTACCTGAATCGAGGTGACGGCCCCTGCCACCCGGCAGCCGGCGTTAACATCCACCCGGTGGCCTCCTACTTCCTCAGTTCCCCTCTGCACCCTCAGCCAAAAACGTATTTAGCTGAAAGAAATAAACTGGTGGTCCCGGCGGTGGAGAAGTACCCCTCGGGAGTAGCTTTCAAAGACTTGTCCCAGGCTCAACTGCAGCATTATATGAAAGAAAGCGCCCAGCTTCTGTCGGAAAAAATCGCGTTcaaaacctctgacttcagccgaGGCTCTCCTAATACCAAGCCCAAAGTTTTCACTTGCGAAGTGTGTGGAAAG GTCTTTAACGCACACTATAACTTAACCCGTCACATGCCAGTGCACACAGGAGCCAGACCCTTCGTTTGCAAAGTGTGTGGAAAGGGCTTCCGGCAAGCCAGCACCCTGTGCAGGCACAAGATCATTCATACCCAG GAAAAACCTCACAAATGTAACCAGTGTGGCAAAGCATTTAATAGAAGTTCCACTTTAAACACGCATACCCGAATACACGCAGGCTACAAACCTTTTGTGTGTGAATTCTGTGGCAAAGGATTTCATCAAAAAG GGAATTACAAAAACCACAAGTTGACCCACAGCGGGGAGAAGCAGTTCAAGTGCAGCATCTGCAACAAGGCTTTCCACCAGGTTTACAACCTCACCTTCCACATGCACACTCACAACGACAAGAAGCCCTTCACGTGCCCCACGTGTGGCAAAGGCTTCTGCAGGAACTTTGACCTCAAGAAGCACGTCCGCAAGCTACACGACAGCAGCCTGGGGCTGGCCCGCACGTCCGCTGGGGAGCCCGGCACGGACCCGTCGCCCCCTCTACAGCAGATGCCGCCTGCCACCCTGCCGCctctgccgccgccgctgccgcccccTGGTCCCCTGCAGCCCGGGCTCCACCCGGCCCACCAGTGA
- the FEZF1 gene encoding fez family zinc finger protein 1 isoform X2, which yields MDSSCHNATAKMLATAPARGNMMSTSKPLAFSIERIMARTPEPKALPVPHFLQGAVPKGDPKHSLHLNSSIPCMIPFVPVAYDTSSKAGMTGSEPRKASLEAPAAPAAAPAAPAFSCSDLLNCALSLKGDLARDALPLQQYKLVRPRVVNHSSFHAMGALCYLNRGDGPCHPAAGVNIHPVASYFLSSPLHPQPKTYLAERNKLVVPAVEKYPSGVAFKDLSQAQLQHYMKESAQLLSEKIAFKTSDFSRGSPNTKPKVFTCEVCGKVFNAHYNLTRHMPVHTGARPFVCKVCGKGFRQASTLCRHKIIHTQEKPHKCNQCGKAFNRSSTLNTHTRIHAGYKPFVCEFCGKGFHQKGNYKNHKLTHSGEKQFKCSICNKAFHQVYNLTFHMHTHNDKKPFTCPTCGKGFCRNFDLKKHVRKLHDSSLGLARTSAGEPGTDPSPPLQQMPPATLPPLPPPLPPPGPLQPGLHPAHQ from the exons ATGGACAGTAGCTGCCACAACGCGACTGCCAAAATGTTAGCTACTGCTCCGGCCCGGGGCAACATGATGAGCACCTCCAAACCCTTGGCTTTCTCCATCGAACGAATCATGGCGCGCACCCCAGAGCCCAAGgccctgcccgtcccccacttccTTCAGGGAGCCGTGCCCAAGGGGGACCCCAAGCACTCTTTGCATCTTAACTCGTCGATCCCTTGCATGATCCCCTTCGTGCCTGTGGCGTACGATACGAGCTCCAAGGCTGGAATGACGGGCTCGGAGCCGCGGAAGGCGAGTCTGGAGGCTCCGGCGGCACCCGCAGCGGCGCCCGCAGCGCCCGCGTTCAGCTGCAGCGATCTGCTCAACTGCGCGCTGAGTCTCAAGGGCGACCTGGCCCGGGACGCGCTGCCGCTGCAGCAGTACAAGCTGGTAAGGCCCCGTGTGGTCAACCATTCTTCCTTCCACGCCATGGGAGCCCTGTGCTACCTGAATCGAGGTGACGGCCCCTGCCACCCGGCAGCCGGCGTTAACATCCACCCGGTGGCCTCCTACTTCCTCAGTTCCCCTCTGCACCCTCAGCCAAAAACGTATTTAGCTGAAAGAAATAAACTGGTGGTCCCGGCGGTGGAGAAGTACCCCTCGGGAGTAGCTTTCAAAGACTTGTCCCAGGCTCAACTGCAGCATTATATGAAAGAAAGCGCCCAGCTTCTGTCGGAAAAAATCGCGTTcaaaacctctgacttcagccgaGGCTCTCCTAATACCAAGCCCAAAGTTTTCACTTGCGAAGTGTGTGGAAAG GTCTTTAACGCACACTATAACTTAACCCGTCACATGCCAGTGCACACAGGAGCCAGACCCTTCGTTTGCAAAGTGTGTGGAAAGGGCTTCCGGCAAGCCAGCACCCTGTGCAGGCACAAGATCATTCATACCCAG GAAAAACCTCACAAATGTAACCAGTGTGGCAAAGCATTTAATAGAAGTTCCACTTTAAACACGCATACCCGAATACACGCAGGCTACAAACCTTTTGTGTGTGAATTCTGTGGCAAAGGATTTCATCAAAAAG GGAATTACAAAAACCACAAGTTGACCCACAGCGGGGAGAAGCAGTTCAAGTGCAGCATCTGCAACAAGGCTTTCCACCAGGTTTACAACCTCACCTTCCACATGCACACTCACAACGACAAGAAGCCCTTCACGTGCCCCACGTGTGGCAAAGGCTTCTGCAGGAACTTTGACCTCAAGAAGCACGTCCGCAAGCTACACGACAGCAGCCTGGGGCTGGCCCGCACGTCCGCTGGGGAGCCCGGCACGGACCCGTCGCCCCCTCTACAGCAGATGCCGCCTGCCACCCTGCCGCctctgccgccgccgctgccgcccccTGGTCCCCTGCAGCCCGGGCTCCACCCGGCCCACCAGTGA